A genomic stretch from Deinococcus radiotolerans includes:
- a CDS encoding serine hydrolase domain-containing protein, which produces MSVVALERVSPESQGLPSGAVLAWLDALAAEGLELHGFMMLRSGQVLAEGHWAPYTPDRRHHLYSLSKAFAAVGVGLLVHEGRVRLDDRVVDLFPDALPPVMGGHLRAMRVEDLLTMRTGHAADVSDALIAAGEGDWAAAFLAQPPEFAPGTHFAYNSAASFMLSALVQRVTGEVLLDYLRPRLLDPLGIQGGRWASNPRGVNLGGWGLHLRTEDVARFGQLLLNRGEWQGQALLPAWWVDAASCAQVPPGTAPGDEHSDWAQGYGYQLWRCRHGAYRADGAFGQFCVVMPEQDMVLAVTAGVGDMQRVLDHTWTHLLGGVQDAPLLPGAEAEALRLRCADLMLDVPEILDPPPLRDVQAHFTFDPNDEGWEAATLTVTGERGMLALDVQAPNTVCFTLNACEEQTLDTWGTTVALTVRAGWQKDGTLALTLLLIEEGARWDVHWAAPDGLLTVCLRAPHHGEGRVLTAQASTLRT; this is translated from the coding sequence GTGTCTGTTGTTGCCTTGGAGCGGGTATCGCCGGAGTCGCAGGGTCTGCCGTCAGGGGCCGTTCTGGCGTGGCTGGACGCCCTGGCCGCGGAGGGGCTGGAACTGCATGGGTTCATGATGCTGCGCTCGGGGCAGGTGCTGGCCGAGGGTCACTGGGCTCCGTACACGCCAGACCGGCGGCATCACCTGTACTCGCTGAGCAAGGCCTTCGCGGCGGTGGGCGTAGGCCTGCTGGTGCACGAGGGGCGGGTACGGCTTGACGACCGCGTGGTGGACCTCTTCCCGGACGCCCTGCCGCCGGTGATGGGCGGGCACCTGCGGGCCATGCGGGTCGAGGATCTGCTGACCATGCGCACGGGGCACGCGGCGGACGTATCGGACGCGCTGATCGCGGCGGGCGAGGGGGACTGGGCCGCCGCGTTCCTGGCTCAGCCGCCTGAATTCGCGCCGGGCACGCACTTCGCGTACAACAGCGCGGCGTCGTTCATGCTCTCAGCGCTTGTGCAGCGCGTGACGGGCGAAGTCCTGCTGGATTACCTCAGGCCGCGCCTGCTGGACCCATTGGGCATTCAGGGGGGCCGCTGGGCGTCGAACCCGCGGGGCGTGAACCTGGGCGGCTGGGGCCTGCATCTGCGCACGGAGGACGTGGCGCGGTTCGGGCAGCTGCTGCTGAACCGGGGCGAGTGGCAGGGGCAGGCGCTGCTGCCCGCGTGGTGGGTGGACGCCGCGAGTTGCGCGCAGGTACCGCCGGGCACCGCGCCGGGCGACGAGCACAGCGACTGGGCGCAGGGATACGGGTACCAGCTGTGGCGCTGCCGTCACGGGGCGTACCGGGCGGACGGCGCGTTCGGGCAGTTCTGCGTGGTCATGCCGGAGCAGGACATGGTGCTGGCCGTCACGGCGGGCGTGGGCGACATGCAGCGCGTGCTGGATCACACCTGGACGCACCTGCTGGGCGGCGTGCAGGACGCCCCCCTGTTGCCCGGTGCGGAAGCGGAGGCGCTACGGTTACGCTGTGCAGACCTCATGCTGGACGTGCCGGAGATTCTTGATCCGCCGCCGCTGCGGGACGTGCAGGCGCACTTCACCTTCGACCCGAACGACGAGGGGTGGGAGGCCGCGACCCTGACCGTCACGGGCGAACGCGGCATGCTGGCCCTCGACGTGCAGGCGCCGAACACGGTCTGCTTCACGCTGAACGCCTGTGAGGAGCAGACCCTGGACACCTGGGGCACCACCGTCGCCCTGACCGTCCGGGCCGGCTGGCAGAAGGACGGCACGCTGGCCCTGACCCTGCTCCTGATTGAGGAGGGGGCCCGCTGGGACGTGCACTGGGCGGCGCCGGACGGCCTGCTCACCGTGTGTCTGCGTGCGCCACATCACGGTGAGGGTCGCGTGCTGACCGCCCAAGCCTCTACCCTGAGGACATGA
- a CDS encoding ankyrin repeat domain-containing protein encodes MTDSMDVVGDREAAFFLAIKTRDEALLRALVESDADLLSLPSPMGVSPVLFAVYYGRADMARVLVDLGAPLNVFEAAALGDEGALIRELDADPALVNGVSGDGFSPLGLAAFFGQADVAEALLSRGADVNAVSRNAMRVQPLHSAVAGGHGALARALVMAGADVNAAQQDDFTPLMAAAQNGDAGLALFLRQRGANVNAETADGRRAADFAREEGHAALADSLEEPLPA; translated from the coding sequence ATGACGGACAGTATGGACGTGGTGGGGGACCGCGAGGCGGCGTTCTTCCTGGCGATCAAGACGCGGGATGAGGCGCTGCTGCGCGCGCTGGTGGAATCGGATGCGGATCTATTGAGTCTGCCCAGTCCGATGGGTGTGAGTCCGGTGCTGTTCGCGGTGTATTACGGCCGGGCGGACATGGCGCGCGTGCTGGTGGACCTAGGCGCGCCGCTGAATGTGTTTGAGGCAGCGGCGCTGGGGGATGAGGGGGCCCTGATCCGGGAGCTGGACGCTGATCCGGCGCTGGTGAACGGTGTGAGTGGGGATGGGTTCAGTCCGCTGGGGCTGGCGGCGTTCTTCGGGCAGGCGGACGTGGCGGAGGCGCTGCTGTCGCGGGGTGCGGATGTGAATGCGGTCAGCCGGAATGCGATGAGGGTGCAGCCGCTGCACTCGGCGGTGGCGGGTGGGCATGGGGCGCTGGCGCGGGCGCTGGTCATGGCGGGTGCGGACGTGAATGCGGCGCAGCAGGATGATTTCACGCCGCTCATGGCTGCCGCGCAGAACGGCGACGCGGGCCTGGCGCTGTTTCTGCGGCAGCGGGGCGCGAACGTAAATGCCGAAACGGCTGATGGGCGCCGCGCGGCGGATTTTGCGCGTGAGGAAGGGCACGCCGCGCTGGCGGATTCGCTGGAGGAGCCGCTGCCCGCGTGA
- a CDS encoding non-heme iron oxygenase ferredoxin subunit, which translates to MSDTPARTLVGPTASIPDGQQTTVDLAGVSVVIVNFEGQYYALRNNCTHKDFPLLGGDVSMGRITCEKHGAKFELATGKAKTLPAVKPVKIYRTHVEDGQLYVSEL; encoded by the coding sequence ATGAGCGACACGCCCGCCCGAACCCTCGTCGGCCCCACCGCATCCATCCCCGACGGCCAGCAGACCACCGTGGACCTCGCTGGCGTCAGCGTAGTCATCGTGAACTTCGAGGGCCAGTACTACGCCCTGCGCAACAACTGCACCCACAAGGACTTCCCGCTGCTGGGCGGCGACGTCAGCATGGGCCGCATCACCTGCGAAAAACACGGCGCGAAATTCGAACTGGCCACCGGTAAGGCCAAGACCCTGCCCGCCGTGAAACCCGTCAAGATCTACCGCACGCACGTCGAGGACGGCCAACTCTACGTCTCCGAGCTGTAA